The genomic DNA GGCTGAGTTCATCATGCTACCAATATCATCACTTCTacttctttcaccttctcttaaCACATTTCTTACGATCAAAGCAAATCCGATCAATTGTCTTGTGTTTGACGCGTGCGAATGCAAATGCGTGCATGTATAAGTGCATGCACACTAGTGAGCTTGCATATGTCATAGCAATTGGCATCTGCTGCATAAATGCTATGGTATTTAGTCGGGCTATTGGCATTCCTTCGCTCATTAATTAGCAAGTGAGATCCGTTTTATTTCCATCAAGGGTGATTGATAAACCTGTCAAAAGTGCTCTGCAAGCACTTTGAACTCAGATTCCCTCGGTGCATAAGGGATCGGAGCGGCTATAAGCGCATCGAATGCCACCTTTAAGGGATGGAGTCTCCCCAAGCGATGCTCAGCCCGGCTACAGCTGTTGATCGGCGTGTTTCTCTCTGGCGTCTATACCCTGCATTGACAGAAGGAGCCTCGGGAAACACGCACAAATCTCCTCTCGCTCGCCAAGAACGAAAgactttatctcttttctcccgtGACACGCGCACAAGGAAGATGTTGGCGTGCGACTACACGAATGCGCTGATCGCCATCGTGATGATCATGCCATTCGTGTATGAATTCAGCCACCGCTTTAGGCTGTACCTGAAGTTCTTCCTGTTCTACGCCAGTGTGATGCTCTGCTCTGTCCTGTGCATCCCCTTCATCATCTGGCGCCCCGGGGACGTCAGGAATACCCTGTGAGTCCTGCTGCCTGCTCGCCCCTGTTCTGGATGTGTGGACTGTCGCTCCCTCGTCGCGAATTTTGCCATATGTTAGAAATGGGGAAACGGCGGTTGTTTTACGAAGTATTCTGCCTTCATTCTGTTGCAAGAGCTGCATATCCTTAGGAAGGATATGCATCccctaatgttaataataaggcaACGGCAATGATTGTGTGAGGCAGAGTGGGCAGTCTGCAATTGCATATTATGTTGATTATTGCAAGTCAAATTGTTAATCACCATAAACACAATTAGCAAGAGTAGTGATGCATAGTATTTACACACTTGTCTGCATTGTGGAGCAGTGTTTCTGTGTTTCAAAGGGCGAAtaagtaatgacaattatgatctgttgtgataattaataattgtatataaatattggcATCCATTCCAGTAATCCACTGGCCACAAATGCTTTATTCACTTCATACTGTAATGTATTAAATTTAAGAGGGGTTGGTGAATTTAAGAACTTGACATTGTCTTGGTTCTTTGTTGCACTCAACACTTAACCAGAATGCTGCTATCTGAATTTAAAAGGAACAACATTTAGTATGTTATACAAAGTATGAACAACACAAAATATAGTAATAGCTgaagaaatatgatatattaGAGAAATTAAAGTGAACAGATACATAGCTGATAAATATGCAAATCAAAGTGGGAATTAGAGGATTTTTGACAGCCAACTGTAAAACAAATCCTGTTAATTAGTTGTTAGTTGTTCCCTCAGTTACCAGGCAACCAGAGACCATACATAATGTTATATTTGAATTTTTTTCAGCTTCTAGTGCTGGTAATCATAGTTTAAGGCAGGCAGAACacaattttgtttatgtatttgccttttttatttttcttgactcATCATATTTGTTGTCAGTGGACTCTTATTGTTGTCTGCTTACCAAACATGGCAGTATTGTTCAGCAAATCAGCAATCAAGCACAGTTTTAATAGGCCAGACTCCCATAATTTGGTCAGCGACTTAGGAAGGATGAATAGTTCAGGGTAGTTTTTTTATCTCGCCCAAGTTTGTTTATCTCGCTCATGCAGGTTAGTCATTCAACACTGACTTGTGGTAGAGATTTTGTATTCCAGTCAAGGAGTCTTAGGGGTGTGGtccacaaacaataacaaaaactcaAAAAGGCTGCGTAGCTTAACCGTGCAGTTTTCCCGGAATACCTCATGCCTGCCCCATCTGTCAGGTCTAGTATCATCGCTAATGTTGCCTTGTGCTGACTAAACCCGTCTTAAATGAATTCTTGACATCATAAGGAAATTATTGATACCAAATTAGAGGACTTTCAAGATGCAGACTTGTTACAGAAAACTATCCCTGATTCTTTTGATGAATATCATTCGGTTGTGACAATATAGGTATACAAGGAAATGTTTAGAAACACATCTAGTGAAATTGAAAATGAGTATTTTTTCTCATTAAGATATTGGCACTATCCTTTCCTAATCTTGGAATTTCCTGTTATCTCTAAAGGAAAGCCAAATGTCTTAAAATCCAACCTGATAGTGGCATACTGTCAAGCATCAAATCAAAATACATATTCTTATGTGACGGagcttgatttgtttttttattagacttatatatctagatatttacTGTGAATTATAGTTTTCAAATACCATTGAAATATACTTGCAGAGGAAAGGAGGACTCCTATAATATTGACAGGACTATTTTAGGGATAAAAACTTTCGATAATCTGATCTCAGATTTAATTTATGTAAGATTTGTTCATTGATCAGAGGATAACTAACTTTCCTCCACTCAAACATGTGTCAAACCCTAATAGACCGCATACAGTGAGTCCAGCATGATAAAGTCAAAGAAATTCGAAGGGCCATTGTGATCCACTATGTATATTCTAGCAGTATAGATCTTGAACAGGTTCCTTATTTAATGAGAAATTATGAAGGAGGTCTACAAACTTAGTTTTGCTAGAAATTTCATGATGAAGATTTTTTGCACCTTAACCAACTGTCAGTGTttttactgtagttttgttttgtgaagtaTTCTGCACAAGATGGCTCTgcatgtgcttagccacaaaggaatcaactagtagaccttgtgacctcaccagATTTCACCTTTCACCTTTCTTGGAGtttacgttgttgttgtttttttttgtttgtttttttttgctaatgctatcaatattgatgctgatatatttttattatagacactacATTATTGGTATTACAAACCCCAATAtaagatacaatttttttttttaaaggggaaggaaaagggtaaataggtgagacaggGTAGTGCTGATAGTTGCCTCTTTGGTGACTTACTACttgtgtaaccatctatgtgtaaaaacaattaataaattaaactcacagcATGGCATGTCCATACATACCATCCCTGGTGGCATGGGTTAAAGGGATGACTGTCACTACTGTCAGTGGTGCAAGTGCTaatatcttttaaatatattcCCAGAATGCAATATGTGAAACTCTTGTTTAAATAACATTGGGAAGCATACAATTATCAGACAAGTTCCATCCTGGGGACAATTTTGCAACTTACAGTATAGCTAGTTGAGTTTTAGTGTGTGAGAGGTGTGCTGAAAACTTTACTAATTTAAttggttaatctttacagtatagAAGCATTGATTTAGGGCAAATTGAAGCTTATAGTCTTGTCGAGTACTAATAGTTGCAGTCATAGCTACAAGAAATAATATGCAGACACAAACAGTAATGCCACAATTAACCCCTACAAtccagatgacatgaccatcatgtcatgggAAATTTTGGCTGTAGGCCAAatgagcatttcagctgaagTCTGTTGTGATTGGAAAGACTCAgcacaagtgcacaaagctcaTTTGGTGtataggaaggggcttttgcattatttccaatgATAAATTAGTGTGGAATGTGATGTCCATgacccatgactggaagagtgccagcaCCAGGGAGGATGCTGTTTCTGTGCTCAGAATCCCTCTCCTGCCCACTATGACTGGTAGTGCAAgttatattacagaaaatttaatatcataaaaaaaaaaaaaaaattgttacttattgtgattattattgcactgagttatagACTACCTAAAGAGATGATATAGCATCTGTGCAAGGAAAGCTTTCTGTTACCAtctgaaagggaggaatggagtctTGTCACTACAGATGAATCTTTGTTTACACCTGGTCTGCAAGCCACTCCCCTGGCAGAGTGTCCTTTCACGTAATTCTTTTGCCTTTATTTTGGGCTACATGATGGCAGTGAAGTATTCAGATCTAgtggattaaagaaaaaaagaatgctgAAAGTGCCACTCACAGTCTAAGCCCATTCAGTTCTCCCAATTTTCAGCTCTTTCTTGCCATGTGTACCAAGGGAACGACAATGTTTCCCAGGTGGTGTTGAGGTGCAGAGCCCCCATCAACCCTACCCCCGGGCATTGGGGCACGCCCAGTCAGGGCAGCTTAGATTGTTAAATAAATTTTGTGACAGGGAGTACtgtaaataattatcattaattttttgtaTGTTAATCGAAATATACTGGGTGCCAACATTAACCGATGTCTTGGTAGGGAACCAAAAGCCAGGTTtatttcccatcatcatcatatcattcaaAGTTGAGCCTTCTCTAAGTTATTTGTTCTAAAGAGTTGCTTACTTATTTGGCCCATGCTGCAGTCGTTGAGGAGAAACAGCCTCTCAGGAGTAGCCTCTTTTTAGCCTCAATGTTTAAACAATCATTTATGTTGCTGCCAGGAGCATAGGGAGGAAGGGCCATTATATGTTTCCCACATTTCTAATTTTTTCTTCGAGCCGCTAACTATCTCGGTACAACGTTTGGATCTCCTGTGTTTGGGTTAAATATCCCATATTTTCCTGGCTCGTGCCTCACAGAGACTCTCCATTAACATAAATTTGACATCAACAGAGAAAAACTTTGAATGGATTTTGTAGATAGCTGTATACATGTATTGTTTTTTACCAATGAATTGTGTGAAATGGATATTGTTGCTTTTGTAAAAATTTGAGGATAATGGATATTTTTTGCAATTTTTACAATTATAGGTTGTCAGGGAAGACATTATTGTAATGCAACTGTTATGAGGTTGCATGGGGCCCAAgttaaaaacgacaaaaaaagtgCAATTATTTGTTGCTATGCAGTTATCCTCTTTAAGATATCTAATATTAATatacttaacccattgccgccggggaaaaagaataaaaaatggggaaaatgctgtgctcattttttttatttttgtgaaatgtctgcccatagatggctctgctagtgcttagcaacaaaggagtcaattagtagatcttgtgaccttacctgatttcacctttccttgaattggtgggaaaaacatattttttactagtgctatgaatatctatggtgttatttttattataaatattataattactataatgttataaacattagtaacagcaaaatgagataacgtagaatattttcttaaatcaatgaaaagggtgaactggcaaggcaggcagtactcataactggctcattggtgacttagtacaagtgtagccatctatgcgtaaaacaattaaacaagttaaCACTCAGTGGGCATGGACATACGCGCCATGCCcttcggcaatgggttaagattGACATTGATAGAAATTGAATGAAAGAGTGAtaatgagtgtgagagtgaaagtgtgactgtgagtgagtaagtgtttgcacgtgcgtgcatgcgcgtgtgtgtgtgtgttgtgtgtgtgcatgtgtgtgcgtgtgcatgtgcgtgtctgagTTTGATGATTTTCAATTATAGTTAATCACAATTAGATTTGATATAtacttaataaaaacaatatctaaCAAGTCCATGTCTACAGCAAGACCTTGAAAGCATGTTACCCTTGATCTGCAACTTTTTTGTGACTAAAAATGACACAAGATAGGGAGATTTAAGTGGGAAGgagataagatgaagaagaactatTATctcattaatagataaatattatgTCATAGATTGAGTTAATTACACAGATTGTTGTATCAAGTAACAAGGTCTGAAATTTTCCCGAGATATGAAGGACTGTGACgagcagtaattatgataaagcccaatttcctttatttttttcttattaatctaAGTAGGGTGAGTCACACCTCAGGGTATAGtgactctcttcttcttctccttcaccagaTGAATCGTTGAATGTTCATCTCCGTGCTTgggataatgttaatactaatgatgatgatgatgatgatgatgatgatagtaaaaatattgataacagtgataaaatatAAGTAAACTATAACATATTGGGATTATTGGGCACCACCGAATGGGAGCGAAAAGGGTAACTGCACAATCCACAGTTTAAAGATTATTATAACGTGCCCCCCACTCTTTGCTTCCATGACCTCCTCTGGAATATATCTAGATGTAACGTCTACCAGAGCTGAGTGCTTGCAGTAGAATTCTTTGCTTATAATACTgtatgttgtttttatgattttggAAAGTTTGTAGAGTGTGTAGTTGTAATTACATCCAAATAAGCTATTATTGATGCAAAGCAAATATGCTTTAGCAAATTAAAGGATACCTAACGAAGTGAActatgtctatttttattttcagaatTGCATTAGACAAAATGAAAACTATTGGTATCAATACttccattgttatttattattattattgctttggcTACAGATGTAGAAGCCATATTATTCTGcttgtgttttgtctgtttgcttgcatGTTACACCTGAAATCATATTTCATgtgacctacctatctatctatctatctatctatctatctatctatctatctacccacctacccacctacccacctacccatctacccatctacccacctacccacctacccacctacccacctacccacctacccacctacctacccacccacctacccacctacccacctacctacccacctacctacccacctacctacccacctacctacccacctacctacccacctacctacccacctacctacccacctacctacccacctacccacctacctacccacctacctacccacctacctacccacctacctacccacctacctacccacccacccacctacctatctatctatctatctaccaacccacctacccacctacctacccacctacctacccacctacctacccacctacctacccacctacctacccacctacctacccacctacctacccacctacccacccacctacccacccacctacctacccacctacctacccacctacccacccacctacccacctacctacccacctacccacctacctcacCTACCTACCGCCCACctactcacccacctacccaccttcctacccacctacccacctacctacccacccacctacccacccacctacccacctacctacccacctacctacccacctacctacccacctacctacccacctacctacccacctacctacccacctacctacccacccacctacccacccacccacctacccacccacctacccacccacctgcccacccaCCTGCCTACCCACCTGCCtacttacccacctacccacctacccacccttttattttttattttttatttttttatttttttgatccaTGGAATAATCCAGGTCCCACTAGTGTGAATTTTAAGTAATCGACTTATTAGTCTGCAAATTGTATGAATAACCATCATGCTTTTGTGATAATTTTAGAAAATGTATAAATTTCCTGTGTAATGCATACCTCCAAAGCAGAAGTAGACAGTGTTATCGTGGTCGATCAAGGTATGGATAGTTATatgtcctttctcctctttcaggATAGCAACTCTCCCCCTTCAGTTGTTGAATCCATTGCTCGGTTTACACTGGGAGGTGAAGGGACAAGAGCACATCACGGTGAATCGCGCTGCCATTGTCGTGGCCAATCATCAGAGTTCCCTGGACTTTTTAGGTTAGTTGAAGTTTGAGAATCTTTACCTATATActtagaggtggggggggggaatataAATGCAGAAAGCTAAGGTAAAGAGTatgttaatattatgatatttTAAAGTTATTATGACACTTGGAACTCATTGTGATTTTAACTGTGAGATCAGATAGATTTTCGTGAAACCAAATGAACTGAACACATATCTAATTAAAAGcaaagttgtttttttattttttgcaaagtTAATGTTAATATCTACTTGTCCTTTCAAGGCATGGTGTACATGTGGCCGATGTTTGAGAAGATCACAGCTATTGCTAAGAAGGAGCTGTTCTATGCCATGCCATTTGGTATGACAGCCTGGCTCTGTGGTACTCGGTTCATTGACCGCAGGAACCCAGAGAGGGCAAAGATGTCGATGAACAAAGCTCTTGAATACGTTACAGAAGAGAAGGTAAGGTTCTTGGATCTCTGATTTGGCTTTTAATATTTTGGGTTTTTGATTTGACGACAACTGAGTCTTATTTatggataacttttttttttttttttcttaattaacttGGTTATTATAACATGCTTTTAGCTTCTGTAgtactattgtaattgttgtcaCATTTAACCTGTGGGATGTGAGACAGGGCAGtgttatgttttttctctttctttcttttcattctctttttcttcccctgtcTGCCATTAGATAATACCCAATTTTTTCTAAGtgtctcttttttattgtatGCACCACAGGGTAGAAGttgcttctcattttttttttttttttctatagttatTGCTGTATGACAGATGCACAAGGCAGCACAGGCAGTATAGTACTGACCAAGCTAGAAAAATGCTAATTGTTATATCAAATGTAAGCTTTCACATGGAGATGTAAGGTACAcagtgcatatatagatatgcatcaaTATTCCACACATATGTGCTTCAGAATTAATGATGTGCCATCTTATCTTGATTGTTTTGAGTCATATGAGGATCTGACTGTGTTATTTAGTACTTTTCCAATTGTAGATGAAGTGataatgaacatcttcacagcataagagatgtattttattCTGTCTTACCTACTTTTCTTGTTATAATGAGCACTGTTCATACTTTTTCTAACAAATTATAGATTAATATAAAATTGTTACATAACTAAAATAGAGTTATTTGTTTGATGAAAATAGAGTAAAGAATGCTGTACATAAGACACAAAAAGACCATATGGTTAATTCAGGAAAATAAGAACATATTCTCAAAAGACAATAATCCAAGTAACCCATTGGTAACAGGTGATGTACTTTCACATAATGGTGAATAATCAGTGACACTGGGTAACACCTTTACATTCATGATGAGATCTCCCATGCCAGCAGTTAGCCCCACAATCACCCAAGCAGAGACTGGCATGCACTAATGTACCCTTGTCAAACTTTACTCACAAGTTTCCCATCATTATTGGGTCAATGCCTGTACCTTACACAAAGTATGGCAGCAGCATGGGTGGGTTCCTGGTCACCCAATCAAGCCAAAAAGTCAAAACTTAGGTGGTGCACGTTAGGATAGACTTGCTCTCATATCGATAATCCAACTTTCCCTGAGCTGAACACTAGGTCTGTATTAGACTGCTTTGTATTGCAATGTGTCTTATGTTAGGCAGTCTTAGATATTTATAAAAGATTTTTCATGGTTTTCCCTGCTGCTGTTATGCAAGTGGCATGTTATTATACATTgtgcaattgattttttttttattttaatggcTTCATTTGTACCAGGTCAAGTTATGGGTCTTTCCGGAGGGCACAAGGAGTATGGCAGATGAGATGCTGCCATTCAAGAAGGGCGCATTCCACCTTGCCATCGAGGGGCAGCTGCCTGTCCTTCCTGTTGTTTATTCATCCTACAGAGGTTTTCTCAATCATCCATTCAAGATTTTCAACCCAGGTAAGTctcaaggctttttttttttttttttttttttttttttttttctatctatctctctctctctacacacacacacacacacacacacacacacacacacacacacacacacacacacacacacacacacacacacacacacacacacacacacacacacaaacatataaaatatatatatatatataacatatatgatatatgtgtatatatgtatgtatatatatatatatatgtatatatatatatacaaatataatatatatatatataaaatataatatatatatatataaaatatgtgtatatgtaatagacatatgtatgtgtatgaatatatatatatatatatatatatatatatatatatatatatatatatatatagtgtatatatatatatatatatatatatatatatatatatatatatattgtgtatatatatatatatatatatatattgtgtatatatatatatatatatatatatatatatatatatattgtgtatatatatatatatatatatatatatatatatatatatatatatatatatatatatatatatatatatatattgtgtgtatatatatatatatatatattgtgtatatatatatatatatatatatatatatatatatatattgtgtgtatatatatatatatatatatatatatatatatatatatatatatatataaatatatatatacacaaatatatatataaatatatatacatatatatatacatatatatatacatatatatataaatatatatatataaatatatatataaatatatatatatgtgtgtgtgtgtgtgtgtgtgtgtgtgtgtgtgtgtgtgtgtgtgtgtgtgtgtgtgtgtgtgtgtgtgtgtgtgtgtgtgtgtgtgtatgtgtgtgtgtatgtgtgtgtgtgtgtgtgtttttgtgtgtgaaaggaaGGCTTTGGTCTGCTGCAGGATATGCAGCCTAATTTTTCTTTGCAGGAGTTTATATTCCTGTGAGTTATTCTACACTCATATACAAAGCTGAAACTGGGTATAACCTATTTTCAACCACTCATGCCAAACCCATCCACCAACTACTTAGGGACAGTTCCCTTAACAGAATTTCCTATAAATTGACTGCATTATGACTTTctgtatagttgttgttttttttctatagtaataataatccccTCCCTTTTATATATGTAGTAGAGCAATATGCATTAAGTGATACATAGCTTATAGTATTCACTATAAACAGTTTGTCTGCTTTATTGCTTATAGAAATAAAGGTTTtgccttgctttttttctttactctctcgtcATTAGTGTCTGAGCCCTCAAAGCGAATGCAAGTCAGTTTTAGGTCAGCAAATACAAATCATTAGAAAGGTTGTGACTCACTGATGCAGAAGCAGTCAAGTATCTTTGTCAGCTTTATCATTGAAGTCTGCTGTTATGTGATGTGGATTTACTTAATTTTGCAAGCTTTGTAATTACTTTGGTGCATAAGTTAGTGTGCATAACATAGCTTAGttgaaataaatcagaaaaatacAGGGCACCCTATATATTACAGGTCACATTATAGTTACTTGCCTGCCGCCAATCTCAACAGCAGGCATGACTAAAGAGGATATGCCACACCTCATGGAGGAAGTCCGAGCCCAGATGATGGAAGTGTATACCAAAACTTCATCTCAGGTGAGAGCCATTTTAACTATGTGAA from Penaeus chinensis breed Huanghai No. 1 chromosome 30, ASM1920278v2, whole genome shotgun sequence includes the following:
- the LOC125041438 gene encoding 1-acyl-sn-glycerol-3-phosphate acyltransferase alpha-like, producing the protein MLACDYTNALIAIVMIMPFVYEFSHRFRLYLKFFLFYASVMLCSVLCIPFIIWRPGDVRNTLIATLPLQLLNPLLGLHWEVKGQEHITVNRAAIVVANHQSSLDFLGMVYMWPMFEKITAIAKKELFYAMPFGMTAWLCGTRFIDRRNPERAKMSMNKALEYVTEEKVKLWVFPEGTRSMADEMLPFKKGAFHLAIEGQLPVLPVVYSSYRGFLNHPFKIFNPGHIIVTCLPPISTAGMTKEDMPHLMEEVRAQMMEVYTKTSSQVHHPWPLTEAVKKNS